A single genomic interval of Armigeres subalbatus isolate Guangzhou_Male chromosome 1, GZ_Asu_2, whole genome shotgun sequence harbors:
- the LOC134205432 gene encoding pyridoxal-dependent decarboxylase domain-containing protein 1, with product MAETPSESGAPQSLNAMREAQPDEIPASNVRSSLAELETQSSQVLNRLEYVKVALEQHQQNTMFQQMPLSPGFLQPDKKPSAEVLTSLETLISQLDIDEETDFVLPPLDDSSQLASVSHSIGAYLSALDRQHLSRIVSKVVTDTNRWLSHMFRYIDCSTSYYRDSAECILHAVRLAIATRFPESMENRLTQLQGATLYISEASSLFALQNTCRYVGLPPSNIRVVPCNTLFGARGTMDASELQKMLAADVEAGKIPLFLIADLGSSICGEVDNLTVIRQVCSLNNMWLHCQGHCLAALAVTKGTLTGIKAIPDSMTLNIGNWLGITGVPCVLMHRQVPVTLLTLFDVDPILSNRLTAIGLWTVMQTMGADSISERIFMAFDSCRHIYEVLSRIEGIRILSKAPRQEAGKSFRALLSNPINYCILFETAVPVVVFQFDGSSGEREVNVLDAPTGAPHSGTNTDDPPKIEGVTKVTAVDPVSKSIEKISNASYYDRLNGWLGQILLRDCSQLNLEIINHPVYGTCIRYSPFAPGYGELLPLTEVIENVAQFIDAQIEILMATVKHKSRFNKLVEESPVLRLIELNDWAGLGSVHYVPEGWETLLTDQAKTELNRLNTALVDMLKAHDGAFSLGEGSDGLICVRFGMVTNETDVEELLDLVIQTGLKIQENSKILDTMTEILKKGIEAAETDLQREAEEKLWQDGILRQVPLVGRVVNWWSPPAKESGVKGRSLNLTQGVVESTENIYKYHMQMSAKANQLKGNKNPPTPLVQTPISADGTSLHSRNASSSSQQSSVTVDKQTSQQHNGQPEVAPA from the exons atggccgaaACGCCAAGTGAATCAGGTGCTCCTCAAAGTTTGAACGCAATGAGGGAAGCTCAGCCAGATGAAATTCCTGCCTCGAAC GTCCGATCAAGTTTGGCCGAACTGGAAACTCAATCTTCGCAGGTGCTGAATCGCCTTGAGTACGTCAAAGTGGCCCTGGAGCAACATCAGCAGAATACGATGTTTCAGCAAATGCCGCTAAGTCCCGGATTTTTACAACCGGACAAAAAACCTTCAGCGGAAGTCCTCACTTCCCTGGAGACGCTCATATCCCAGCTTGACATTGACGAAGAGACGGATTTTGTGCTTCCTCCGCTTGACGACTCTTCGCAGCTGGCCTCGGTCAGCCACTCTATTGGTGCTTACCTTTCGGCACTGGACAGGCAACATCTCAGTCGGATTGTTTCCAAAGTCGTTACGGACACCAATCGCTGGCTGAGTCACATGTTTAGATACATCGATTGTAGCACCAGTTATTATCGGGACAGCGCAGAATGCATTCTGCACGCCGTCAGGCTGGCCATAGCGACTCGGTTTCCGGAATCTATGGAAAATCGTCTGACACAACTGCAGGGCGCTACACTTTACATCTCGGAAGCGAGTTCACTGTTTGCTCTGCAGAACACCTGCCGCTATGTGGGACTTCCACCGTCGAATATCCGGGTTGTGCCTTGCAATACCTTGTTCGGTGCGCGTGGCACGATGGATGCTTCCGAGTTGCAGAAAATGCTAGCCGCAGATGTTGAAGCAGGTAAAATTCCGCTGTTTCTGATTGCCGATCTCGGTTCGTCGATCTGCGGCGAGGTGGACAATTTGACCGTGATTCGACAGGTTTGCAGCCTAAACAATATGTGGCTGCACTGCCAGGGACACTGTTTGGCAGCGCTGGCCGTGACGAAGGGAACACTGACTGGG ATCAAAGCAATACCCGATTCGATGACGTTGAATATTGGAAACTGGCTGGGCATAACGGGTGTTCCGTGCGTGTTGATGCACAGACAGGTCCCGGTTACTCTGCTTACGTTGTTTGATGTGGATCCTATTCTTTCCAATAGGCTAACTGCCATTGGACTTTGGACAGTAATGCAAACGATGGGGGCTGATTCAATTAGTGAGCGCATCTTCATGGCTTTTGATTCATGCCGACATATTTACGAAGTTCTAAGTAGAATTGAAGGGATTAGAATTTTG AGCAAAGCACCCAGACAGGAGGCAGGAAAATCGTTCCGAGCATTGTTAAGCAATCCGATCAACTATTGT ATCTTATTCGAGACAGCCGTCCCCGTTGTAGTGTTTCAGTTCGATGGAAGCAGTGGCGAGCGGGAGGTGAACGTCCTCGATGCCCCAACGGGTGCTCCTCACAGCGGCACCAATACCGACGATCCTCCGAAAATCGAAGGAGTAACAAAAGTCACCGCCGTTGATCCCGTcagcaaatcgattgagaaaATATCCAATGCCTCATACTACGACCGGTTGAACGGGTGGCTTGGTCAGATTTTGCTTCGCGACTGCTCACAACTGAATTTGGAAATCATCAACCATCCAGTCTACGGAACGTGCATTCGATATTCACCGTTTGCTCCTGGATATGGAGAGCTGCTTCCATTGACCGAAGTGATCGAAAACGTTGCACAGTTTATCGATGCACAGATTGAGATTCTGATGGCAACCGTCAAACACAAGAGTCGATTCAACAAACTCGTAGAGGAAAGCCCGGTGCTGCGACTGATCGAACTGAACGATTGGGCTGGTCTTGGCAGCGTACATTACGTTCCGGAAGGTTGGGAAACTCTGCTAACTGACCAAGCGAAAACTGAGCTCAATCGTTTGAACACGGCGCTGGTGGATATGCTTAAGGCTCACGATGGTGCATTTTCTCTTGGCGAAGGTAGTGATGGGCTTATTTGTGTGAG GTTTGGAATGGTCACGAACGAAACAGATGTGGAGGAACTGCTCGACCTAGTCATCCAAACCGGTCTTAAGATTCAAGAGAACTCCAAAATTCTCGACACCATGACggagattttgaagaagggcaTCGAAGCCGCTGAAACCGATCTTCAGCGCGAAGCCGAAGAAAAACTATGGCAGGATGGGATCTTGCGGCAAGTCCCACTGGTTGGCCGAGTCGTAAATTGGTGGTCTCCACCCGCAAAAGAAAGCGGCGTCAAGGGAAGGAGCCTCAACCTGACTCAAGGGGTCGTTGAAAGCACGGAAAACATTTACAA GTACCATATGCAAATGTCCGCGAAAGCGAATCAGTTGAAGGGAAATAAGAATCCTCCCACCCCTCTTGTACAAACGCCGATCAGTGCCGACGGTACGAGTCTACATTCCAGAAACGCAAGCTCCAGCAGTCAGCAGTCGAGCGTCACTGTTGATAAGCAAACCTCTCAGCAGCACAACGGACAGCCGGAAGTGGCCCCTGC ATGA